From Deltaproteobacteria bacterium, a single genomic window includes:
- a CDS encoding low molecular weight phosphatase family protein codes for MHRQLVSSALALMITHEASTGKMRQKPNFEADLPKLLFVCHGNTCRSVMAAALARRRFGNTVTVSSAGLHPQKVSDAKMAIQTLKMCFGIDASSHIPKAVTDLQLDNFDYVVAVDKSIAKRLSAVPLERLIVWNIPDPWGDDLLEYRSAAFRINQEVSKLATVLKK; via the coding sequence ATGCACCGCCAGCTTGTTAGTTCAGCGTTAGCCCTCATGATTACGCACGAGGCGAGCACAGGAAAAATGCGACAGAAACCGAACTTCGAAGCTGATCTTCCGAAACTCCTTTTTGTGTGTCACGGAAACACGTGTCGAAGTGTGATGGCTGCGGCTTTGGCCCGTCGGAGATTCGGCAACACAGTCACTGTCTCCTCAGCGGGTCTTCATCCCCAAAAGGTGTCCGACGCGAAGATGGCAATTCAAACGTTGAAAATGTGCTTCGGCATCGACGCATCGAGTCATATCCCTAAGGCCGTAACAGATCTGCAGCTTGACAACTTCGACTATGTGGTAGCTGTTGATAAGAGCATTGCAAAACGCCTTTCCGCGGTTCCGCTAGAGCGGTTAATCGTTTGGAACATCCCGGACCCGTGGGGTGATGACCTCCTCGAATACCGGAGCGCCGCGTTTCGGATCAATCAAGAGGTATCTAAACTTGCCACGGTTCTCAAGAAGTGA
- a CDS encoding DUF3820 family protein produces the protein MEEATPDPAVLLKLARTRMPFGKYKGRLLIDLPEPYVIWFAKKGFPEGELGRMLNMLYEVKMNGLEYLFKPLR, from the coding sequence ATGGAAGAAGCAACACCAGATCCTGCAGTGTTATTGAAACTTGCCAGGACACGAATGCCCTTTGGGAAATATAAGGGGCGTTTGCTCATCGATCTTCCCGAGCCCTATGTCATATGGTTTGCGAAAAAAGGTTTTCCGGAAGGGGAACTGGGCCGGATGCTGAACATGTTGTATGAAGTTAAGATGAACGGGCTTGAGTATCTTTTCAAGCCTTTGAGGTGA
- a CDS encoding MarR family transcriptional regulator: MTILDRITAYLKENPEGVDDDELTQVLGLKRRQQANSRCRQLAKQGLIERRRVDGKIRNFWLGGSGTSPSPAKGRAQKEETEPWYSERNVQAAIVKHLAIEGWAIRSVADTAKREHGKDIVAERGRTLLWVTVKGYPKGTPKTPPTTQAGHWYKQAIFDIIEYRGENKTLQLGVGLPDFPKYRSLAEKITWFQPLARFTYYWVKETGEISPYAPPAC, translated from the coding sequence ATGACCATACTCGATAGAATCACTGCATATCTTAAGGAGAACCCTGAAGGAGTCGATGATGACGAACTTACCCAGGTGCTTGGACTAAAGCGGCGACAGCAAGCCAACTCGCGATGCAGGCAACTCGCCAAGCAAGGCTTAATTGAACGTCGTCGTGTAGACGGTAAGATCCGAAACTTCTGGCTCGGGGGAAGTGGGACTTCACCGTCGCCAGCGAAAGGTCGTGCACAAAAAGAAGAGACTGAACCGTGGTATTCCGAAAGAAATGTTCAGGCTGCTATAGTGAAACATCTCGCCATAGAGGGTTGGGCCATCCGCTCTGTGGCTGATACGGCTAAACGCGAGCATGGCAAAGACATCGTTGCAGAACGAGGCAGAACGCTCCTGTGGGTTACAGTGAAAGGCTACCCCAAAGGGACCCCAAAAACCCCTCCGACAACTCAGGCTGGACACTGGTATAAACAAGCCATATTTGACATCATTGAATATCGAGGGGAGAACAAAACCTTGCAACTCGGTGTCGGTCTGCCTGATTTTCCAAAATACCGTTCACTCGCTGAAAAGATAACCTGGTTTCAACCTCTGGCCAGATTCACATACTATTGGGTAAAGGAAACAGGAGAAATTTCTCCGTATGCACCGCCAGCTTGTTAG